A window of the Eubalaena glacialis isolate mEubGla1 chromosome 9, mEubGla1.1.hap2.+ XY, whole genome shotgun sequence genome harbors these coding sequences:
- the LOC133098277 gene encoding zinc finger CCCH domain-containing protein 8-like, with protein sequence MMDFENLFSKPPNPGLGKKPATDSDQRIDGEIDDTEVEETREEKIKWKVKLKCEQISKKFRHFGKSTSRKNLQRRKSRSKDYDVYSDNDICSQESEDNFAKELQQYIQAKEMANVTQSLSLPEESVKKEGAKDTQKGKAVKQKNKNKNLKAVHKNGKQKKMKRKWPGTGDKGSNASLRNNGSQEQDGKPKEKQQPVRMSQGFINQQTVQRQGKQICKYFLARKCIKGAQCKFDHAAEIEKKKEMCKFYVQGYCTRGENCLYLHNEYPCKFYHTGAKCYQGDYCKFSHDALTAETQELLAKVLNPEKKSS encoded by the coding sequence ATGATGGATTTTGAGAATCTTTTCTCCAAACCCCCCAACCCGGGTCTCGGGAAGAAGCCCGCCACGGACTCTGACCAAAGAATCGATGGTGAAATAGATGATACAGAAGTTGAAGAAACacgagaagagaaaataaaatggaaagtaaaacTGAAGTGTGAGCAAATTTCCAAAAAATTTAGGCACTTTGGAAAGTCTACATCACGGAAGAATTTGCAACGTAGAAAATCAAGAAGTAAGGACTATGATGTATATAGTGATAATGATATCTGCAGTCAGGAATCAGAAGATAATTTTGCTAAAGAGCTTCAACAATATATACAAGCTAAAGAGATGGCAAATGTTACTCAATCCTTATCGCTTCCTGAAGAATCTGTGAAGAAAGAGGGAGCAAAGGATACCCAGAAAGGTAAAGctgttaaacaaaaaaataaaaataaaaaccttaaagCTGTTCACAAGAATGgtaaacagaagaaaatgaagcGAAAATGGCCTGGCACTGGAGACAAAGGATCAAACGCTTCCCTGAGGAACAATGGCTCACAGGAACAGGATGGTAAACCTAAAGAGAAGCAGCAGCCTGTGAGAATGAGTCAGGGATTCATCAACCAACAAACGGTGCAACGCCAGGGAAaacaaatttgtaaatattttcttgcaaGAAAATGTATTAAGGGAGCCCAGTGTAAATTTGATCATGCTGCAGagatagagaagaaaaaggaaatgtgtaAGTTTTATGTACAAGGATATTGTACCAGAGGTGAAAACTGTCTATATTTGCATAATGAGTATCCTTGCAAGTTTTACCATACAGGAGCAAAATGTTATCAGGGAGACTATTGCAAGTTTTCACATGATGCACTGACTGCTGAAACACAAGAACTGTTGGCTAAAGTTTTGAATCCTGAAAAGAAGTCGTCATGA